The Macrococcoides canis genome has a window encoding:
- a CDS encoding Mini-ribonuclease 3 yields MVNQASLYNPLTLAYLGDAVLDLYIRNYIVREKNRKPNELHRYATFFVSAKSQAQTFDSLIENNFFTDEEMDILMRGRNAKSHTKAKNTDVVTYKKSTGLEAVIGYLHLNDDNERLDALLDEIVLLCEKRGKDEHK; encoded by the coding sequence GTGGTTAATCAGGCAAGTTTATATAATCCGTTGACGCTTGCGTATTTAGGTGATGCTGTGCTGGATTTATATATCCGCAATTACATTGTTCGTGAAAAAAATCGTAAACCAAATGAACTGCATCGATATGCGACATTCTTTGTGTCTGCTAAGAGTCAGGCGCAGACATTTGATTCACTTATAGAGAACAACTTTTTTACAGATGAAGAAATGGATATATTGATGCGTGGACGTAATGCAAAGAGCCATACAAAAGCTAAAAATACTGACGTCGTAACATATAAAAAGAGTACAGGACTAGAAGCGGTCATCGGGTATTTACATTTGAATGATGATAATGAAAGACTTGATGCATTGCTGGATGAAATTGTATTACTGTGCGAAAAGAGGGGTAAAGATGAACACAAATGA
- the rlmB gene encoding 23S rRNA (guanosine(2251)-2'-O)-methyltransferase RlmB encodes MNTNDEIIVGRHAVKSAVSSDHEINKVLIQEGINKSQISSILNLCKEKKIVVQTVPKSKLDHLSDIPHQGILAMISPYEYTELEDFLSNKAADKLSTIMILDGLEDPHNLGSIIRTADAIGVDGIMIPKRRSVSLNQTVVKASTGAIEHVPVMRVNNINQAIDKLKDAGYWVAGTDAKQSVDYRKMNADMDLAIVIGSEGEGMSRLVKEKCDFLIHLPMVGHVNSLNASVAASLLMYEVYRKRNPLN; translated from the coding sequence ATGAACACAAATGATGAAATAATCGTAGGCAGACATGCGGTAAAAAGTGCAGTATCTTCAGATCACGAAATAAATAAGGTGCTTATTCAAGAAGGTATCAATAAGTCTCAGATCAGCAGCATTCTTAATCTGTGCAAAGAAAAAAAGATTGTCGTTCAAACAGTGCCTAAATCAAAACTTGATCATTTATCGGATATTCCGCATCAAGGGATATTGGCAATGATATCTCCTTATGAGTACACGGAACTGGAAGATTTTCTGAGCAATAAAGCGGCTGATAAGTTAAGCACAATTATGATATTAGATGGACTGGAAGACCCGCACAACTTAGGTTCAATTATTAGAACTGCCGATGCTATTGGTGTTGATGGCATCATGATACCGAAACGTCGTTCTGTAAGTTTGAATCAAACGGTTGTTAAAGCGTCTACAGGTGCCATCGAGCATGTGCCGGTAATGCGAGTGAATAATATTAATCAGGCGATTGACAAGCTGAAAGATGCCGGCTATTGGGTAGCAGGAACTGATGCAAAGCAATCAGTGGACTACCGTAAAATGAATGCCGATATGGATTTAGCCATTGTTATCGGTTCAGAAGGTGAAGGCATGAGCCGACTTGTAAAAGAGAAATGCGATTTCTTGATTCATCTGCCGATGGTTGGTCATGTTAACAGTCTGAATGCTTCTGTCGCTGCAAGTTTGCTGATGTACGAAGTGTATCGCAAAAGGAATCCATTAAACTGA
- a CDS encoding NYN domain-containing protein, producing the protein MKEFYTIIDGYNVIGQSQHLSAIASESLEEARMKLLLELANYNARIEDDVIVVFDAYDVKSHEQEELFHGIRVIYSKENETADAVIERLTFELYNKHITTIKVVTSDMSEQHAIFGSGALRVPSREFIANLEEEKIIVEKDMKQMHEVKPRTRIMLDDETLQKLERIRRGKQ; encoded by the coding sequence ATGAAAGAATTTTATACAATTATTGACGGCTATAATGTGATAGGACAAAGCCAGCATCTATCCGCTATTGCCTCAGAATCTCTGGAAGAAGCACGTATGAAGCTGCTGCTGGAACTAGCGAATTATAATGCGAGGATTGAAGATGATGTTATCGTGGTCTTCGATGCTTATGATGTGAAATCCCATGAGCAAGAAGAATTATTCCATGGCATTCGTGTCATTTATTCTAAAGAGAACGAAACAGCGGATGCAGTGATAGAACGCTTAACCTTCGAATTATACAATAAGCACATTACGACGATCAAAGTGGTAACGAGCGATATGTCGGAACAACATGCAATCTTTGGTAGTGGTGCATTGCGCGTACCATCACGTGAATTTATTGCAAATCTTGAAGAAGAAAAAATAATCGTGGAAAAAGATATGAAGCAGATGCATGAAGTGAAACCAAGAACTAGAATCATGCTGGATGATGAGACTTTACAAAAATTAGAACGTATTAGAAGAGGAAAACAATAG